In the Candidatus Chlamydia sanziniae genome, ACTTACCATCTTAGGTGATGTATTAGAAATATTAAACGATCAACTAAATCACCAGCACTCTTCTTCATTAGAATGGACAATTATTTGGCTGATTATGTTAGAGGTGTCTGTAGCTTTACTCAAAGATGTTTTCAATGTCATTTAAATATTTTTTAAAACAACTTCCCCGGAACTTAGGTATTCTCTTGATTCGTATATATCAATGGTTTTTATCTCCGATGCTGGGAAGTTGTTGCAGGTTTTTCCCCTCGTGTTCACATTATGCTCTACAAGCCCTACAGATTCATGGCTTTGTTCAAGGATTTTGGCTTTCCATAAAACGTGTGAGCAAATGCGGCCCTTGGCACCCTGGGGGCCTAGATCTTGTCCCTAAGACGACTTTGGAGGCAGCCGTAGAACCCTACCAGGAAGTAGACGATCATTTTTGAGTTGATTTTTCTCCTTAAGTTTTTCAACAGAAATAT is a window encoding:
- the yidD gene encoding membrane protein insertion efficiency factor YidD; the encoded protein is MSFKYFLKQLPRNLGILLIRIYQWFLSPMLGSCCRFFPSCSHYALQALQIHGFVQGFWLSIKRVSKCGPWHPGGLDLVPKTTLEAAVEPYQEVDDHF